From a region of the Nocardia sp. XZ_19_385 genome:
- a CDS encoding N-acetyltransferase, which yields MTAVKPAHKSAAAPVVVDLSVAELRYRLHDALSVYVAAMGYPHGTENHRAPMWTEHTTRPGWQAVAAFLPDDDGRIDLRKAPMLAIAYGYSGASHQWWHQQVHSGMRRNGWPEHSARELLSDYFELTELHVHPAAQGQGLGNILLTRLLRNRPEGAVLLSTPEVEGEDNRAWRLYRREGFSDVVRNFVFAGDTRPFAILGRRLPL from the coding sequence ATGACTGCAGTCAAGCCCGCACACAAATCCGCCGCCGCACCCGTCGTCGTCGACCTCTCGGTCGCCGAGCTGCGCTACCGACTGCACGACGCGCTGTCGGTGTACGTCGCCGCGATGGGTTATCCGCACGGCACCGAGAACCATCGGGCCCCGATGTGGACCGAGCACACCACCCGCCCGGGCTGGCAGGCCGTGGCCGCGTTCCTGCCCGACGACGACGGGCGCATCGATCTGCGCAAGGCGCCGATGCTGGCCATCGCCTACGGGTACAGCGGCGCGTCGCACCAGTGGTGGCATCAGCAGGTACACAGCGGGATGCGGCGCAACGGGTGGCCGGAGCATTCGGCGCGTGAATTGCTGTCGGACTACTTCGAATTGACCGAGTTGCATGTGCATCCGGCAGCGCAGGGGCAGGGGCTGGGGAATATTCTGCTGACCCGGTTGCTGCGGAATCGTCCCGAGGGCGCGGTGCTTTTGTCCACGCCGGAGGTGGAAGGCGAGGACAATCGGGCTTGGCGGTTGTATCGACGCGAAGGGTTCAGCGACGTGGTCCGGAATTTCGTGTTCGCAGGTGACACTCGGCCGTTCGCGATTCTGGGACGGCGGCTCCCCCTATGA
- the rsmH gene encoding 16S rRNA (cytosine(1402)-N(4))-methyltransferase RsmH, producing the protein MNPEQPGPRHVPVLLRRADDLLGPALAEPGAVYIDATLGLGGHAEHFLRTYPESRLVGLDRDTNALELAGARLKPYEDRITLVHTRYDGIADALKQAGLDATASVSAILMDLGVSSMQLDEADRGFAYSVDAPLDMRMDPTAGLTAADVLNTYSHGDIARVLKTYGEERFAGKIASAVLKRRERQPFETSAELVELLYATIPAATRRTGGHPAKRTFQALRIEVNSELDSLRAALPAALNSLRVGGRIVIMSYQSLEDRVVKQELAPRITSRTPVDLPVELPGMGPEFRMLTRGAEKATEQEIEENPRAAPVRMRAAERIQETEGRA; encoded by the coding sequence GTGAACCCAGAACAGCCCGGCCCCCGCCATGTTCCGGTCCTGCTCAGACGCGCAGATGACTTACTCGGCCCAGCGTTGGCCGAACCCGGCGCCGTCTATATCGATGCCACGCTCGGATTGGGCGGGCACGCAGAGCATTTCCTGCGCACCTATCCCGAATCCCGCCTGGTCGGACTCGACCGGGACACCAACGCGCTGGAGCTCGCGGGTGCCCGGCTGAAGCCGTACGAGGACCGGATCACGCTGGTACACACCCGGTATGACGGCATTGCCGACGCCTTGAAGCAGGCCGGCCTGGACGCGACCGCCTCGGTGAGCGCGATCCTGATGGACCTCGGTGTCTCCTCGATGCAGCTGGACGAGGCCGATCGCGGCTTCGCTTACTCCGTGGACGCGCCGCTGGACATGCGGATGGATCCGACCGCCGGGCTCACCGCCGCCGACGTACTCAATACCTACAGCCACGGCGACATCGCGCGGGTGCTGAAAACCTATGGCGAGGAACGGTTCGCGGGCAAGATCGCCTCCGCGGTCCTCAAGCGCCGCGAACGGCAACCGTTCGAGACAAGCGCCGAGCTGGTCGAACTGCTGTACGCGACCATCCCCGCGGCGACGCGGCGGACCGGAGGACACCCCGCCAAGCGGACCTTCCAGGCTTTGCGCATCGAGGTGAACAGCGAGCTCGACTCGCTGCGCGCCGCGTTGCCGGCCGCGCTGAACTCGCTGCGGGTGGGTGGCCGCATCGTGATCATGTCGTATCAGTCGCTGGAAGACCGGGTCGTGAAACAGGAACTGGCGCCGCGCATCACCTCGCGCACGCCGGTCGACCTGCCGGTCGAACTGCCCGGGATGGGTCCGGAATTCCGGATGCTCACCCGGGGCGCGGAGAAGGCGACCGAGCAGGAGATCGAGGAGAACCCGCGGGCGGCTCCGGTACGAATGCGGGCCGCCGAGCGGATCCAAGAGACGGAGGGGAGAGCATGA
- a CDS encoding NAD(P)/FAD-dependent oxidoreductase, translating into MTTLVLGSGHNALVAACYLARAGEQVEVLERDEVLGGAVSTVERFPGHQVDRGSSAHIMVRHTGIIEELQLGKFGLRYIDCDPWGFTPGVDGAPPIVFHRALDRTCASIAAACGAHDAIAYRRFVDVWGERSDRVMRAFGGRSTPGRLLRSFWGLDASDGGSALSREFLQPGDALLDSYFRDERLKASLAWFGAQSGPPMSEPGTAPMVGFAALMHKLPPGRAVGGSGALTKALVARLESDGGVVSAGDEVTSVQREGAGWRVLTASGRNLQADTVIAGTHVLTTLDLLRAGGFDSELLDDWQSRIRVGPGIGMVVRLATSALPHYPGASLAESSHGLQFLVSDRRQLRRAHGAALAGDLPPRPVVLAMSFSALDPSIAPDGEHQLSLWAQWHPYELADGSDWATHAEQEADRIIAEVDSYAPGFAGTILQRHVQTPVDLEREMGLRGGNVMHVEMSLDQMMMWRPIPELSHQRVPGAPGLYLTGASTHPGGGVSGASGRSAAQLLLRDSRRNRFALPRKR; encoded by the coding sequence ATGACGACGCTGGTGCTCGGTTCGGGGCACAACGCGCTGGTCGCGGCCTGTTATCTGGCGCGGGCCGGGGAGCAGGTCGAGGTGCTCGAGCGCGACGAGGTGCTCGGCGGGGCGGTGTCGACCGTCGAGCGGTTTCCGGGGCATCAGGTCGATCGCGGGTCCTCGGCGCACATAATGGTGCGCCATACCGGAATCATCGAGGAGCTCCAGCTCGGGAAGTTCGGGCTGCGCTATATCGATTGCGATCCCTGGGGCTTCACCCCGGGGGTGGACGGTGCGCCGCCGATCGTCTTCCATCGCGCCCTGGATCGCACCTGCGCGTCCATCGCCGCGGCCTGCGGTGCGCACGACGCGATCGCGTATCGGCGCTTCGTCGATGTCTGGGGTGAGCGCAGCGATCGGGTGATGCGCGCGTTCGGCGGGCGATCCACGCCGGGGCGGCTACTGCGGTCGTTCTGGGGGCTCGATGCCAGTGACGGCGGGAGCGCGCTGTCGCGCGAGTTCCTGCAGCCCGGAGACGCGCTGCTGGACAGTTACTTTCGCGACGAACGACTCAAGGCGTCGCTGGCTTGGTTCGGTGCGCAATCCGGGCCGCCGATGTCGGAGCCCGGGACCGCGCCGATGGTCGGGTTCGCCGCGCTCATGCACAAGTTGCCGCCCGGGCGGGCGGTCGGCGGAAGTGGTGCGCTGACAAAGGCTTTGGTGGCGCGTCTGGAGTCCGACGGTGGGGTGGTCTCCGCGGGTGACGAGGTCACCTCGGTGCAGCGCGAGGGCGCGGGCTGGCGAGTGCTTACCGCCTCGGGCCGAAACCTCCAGGCCGACACCGTGATCGCGGGCACGCACGTTCTGACCACGCTGGATCTGTTGCGCGCTGGCGGTTTCGACAGCGAACTGCTCGACGACTGGCAGTCGCGCATCCGGGTGGGTCCCGGCATCGGCATGGTGGTCCGGCTGGCCACCAGTGCGCTGCCGCACTATCCGGGGGCCTCTCTCGCGGAGTCGTCGCACGGTTTGCAGTTCCTGGTGTCCGACCGCAGGCAGCTGCGGCGCGCGCACGGCGCTGCGCTGGCCGGTGATCTGCCCCCGCGGCCGGTGGTGCTGGCCATGAGCTTCAGTGCGCTGGACCCGAGTATCGCTCCGGACGGAGAGCACCAGCTGTCGCTGTGGGCGCAATGGCATCCGTATGAGCTGGCCGACGGCAGTGACTGGGCCACCCACGCCGAGCAGGAAGCCGACCGGATCATCGCCGAAGTCGACTCCTACGCACCAGGATTCGCTGGCACCATCCTGCAGCGCCATGTGCAGACGCCGGTGGATCTGGAACGCGAGATGGGGTTGCGGGGCGGCAACGTCATGCACGTCGAGATGTCGCTGGATCAGATGATGATGTGGCGGCCGATCCCGGAGTTGTCCCATCAGCGGGTGCCGGGTGCGCCGGGGCTGTACCTGACCGGGGCGTCAACGCATCCCGGTGGTGGAGTCTCGGGCGCGAGCGGCCGGAGCGCAGCCCAGCTGCTCCTGCGCGATTCTCGGCGAAACCGGTTTGCCTTGCCGCGCAAGCGATGA
- a CDS encoding UDP-N-acetylmuramoyl-L-alanyl-D-glutamate--2,6-diaminopimelate ligase — MSESERSKVPAQSLPPVLRPAVALSTPLSVVQELTGARLSGSEPADLVVTGIEQRSNAVRPGDLFAGLPGSQAHGARFAHDAVERGAVAVFTDAAGAELIGEIDVPVLVREQPRTVLGELSAALYGDPSQRLRVIGITGTSGKTTTSYLVEAGLAAAGLSTALIGTIETRIGGQRVPSALTTPEAPQLHAMFALMVEQGVDAVVMEVSSHALALGRVDGVRFAVGAFTNLSQDHLDFHADFEDYFAAKRRLFEPDSPVAAEIPVICIDDEWGRRLSAELDAPITVSTGGIQMGSTDWGLAGDIVARGGEQEFTAANRRGNYPVRLRLPGRYNVANGLLAIAVCAAAGVDPAVAAAALGTVDVPGRMQRVDEGQDFLAVVDYAHKPAAVESVIATLRGHLESLGAKGRLAVVVGAGGDRDAGKRPLMGAAGARGADLLIITDDNPRSEDPAAIRAAMLSGAQEVPADERGEVCEIGDRAKAIAAAVEWARPGDAVLVAGKGHEVGQEINGQKHPFDDREVLADAVRHRPQNGTDAEDLTVR; from the coding sequence ATGTCCGAATCCGAGAGGAGCAAGGTGCCCGCGCAGTCCCTCCCGCCTGTATTGCGGCCGGCCGTCGCGCTGTCGACACCGCTGTCCGTTGTGCAGGAGCTGACCGGGGCCCGGCTGTCCGGCTCGGAGCCGGCGGATCTGGTGGTCACCGGCATCGAGCAGCGCTCGAACGCGGTGCGCCCAGGGGACCTGTTCGCAGGGTTACCCGGCTCGCAGGCGCACGGCGCGCGGTTCGCCCATGACGCGGTCGAGCGCGGCGCGGTCGCGGTGTTCACCGATGCGGCGGGTGCCGAACTGATCGGTGAGATCGACGTCCCGGTGCTGGTGCGCGAACAACCGCGCACGGTGCTCGGCGAGTTGTCGGCCGCCCTGTACGGCGATCCGTCGCAGCGTTTGCGCGTCATCGGGATCACCGGCACCTCCGGCAAGACCACGACGTCCTATCTGGTGGAGGCGGGCCTGGCGGCCGCCGGACTGTCCACCGCGCTGATCGGCACCATCGAGACCCGCATCGGCGGGCAGCGGGTGCCGAGCGCGCTGACCACGCCCGAGGCGCCGCAGTTGCACGCCATGTTCGCGCTGATGGTCGAGCAGGGCGTGGACGCGGTGGTGATGGAGGTGTCCAGTCACGCACTGGCGCTGGGCCGGGTCGACGGCGTCCGGTTCGCGGTGGGCGCGTTCACCAACCTGTCGCAGGACCACCTGGATTTCCACGCCGACTTCGAGGACTACTTCGCCGCGAAACGCCGGCTGTTCGAGCCGGATTCGCCGGTGGCCGCGGAGATCCCGGTGATCTGCATCGACGACGAGTGGGGGCGGCGCCTGTCCGCCGAGCTCGACGCGCCGATCACCGTATCGACGGGCGGCATCCAAATGGGTTCCACGGACTGGGGACTGGCCGGTGACATCGTCGCCCGCGGCGGCGAGCAGGAGTTCACCGCCGCCAACCGGCGCGGGAATTACCCGGTGCGCCTGCGGCTTCCAGGTCGTTACAACGTGGCCAACGGCCTGCTGGCCATTGCGGTATGCGCGGCCGCCGGTGTCGACCCCGCGGTGGCCGCGGCCGCACTCGGCACCGTCGACGTGCCGGGCCGGATGCAGCGCGTGGACGAGGGGCAGGATTTCCTGGCTGTCGTGGACTACGCGCACAAGCCCGCCGCGGTGGAGTCGGTCATCGCTACCCTGCGCGGTCACCTCGAATCCCTCGGTGCCAAAGGACGTTTGGCCGTCGTCGTCGGTGCGGGCGGCGATCGCGACGCCGGGAAACGCCCGCTGATGGGGGCGGCCGGGGCACGCGGCGCAGATCTGCTGATCATCACCGACGACAACCCGCGCAGCGAGGACCCCGCCGCCATCCGAGCGGCCATGCTCAGTGGCGCACAAGAGGTTCCGGCGGACGAACGTGGCGAGGTGTGCGAAATCGGGGACCGCGCAAAGGCGATCGCGGCCGCGGTCGAATGGGCCCGTCCCGGCGACGCGGTGCTGGTCGCGGGCAAGGGACATGAGGTCGGCCAGGAGATCAACGGCCAGAAGCATCCGTTCGACGACCGGGAGGTGCTCGCCGACGCGGTGCGCCACCGGCCGCAGAACGGAACAGACGCGGAGGACTTGACGGTTCGATGA
- a CDS encoding DUF3040 domain-containing protein: MPLSEHEQRMLEQIESALYAEDPKFASSVRGGRLRSTSSRRRLQAAALFVLGLVLLVAGIALPKLGGFPIISLIGFIVMFGAGVLLLLGSSKGGAVSAETSSGGSGGGGASGSGRGKKSGGFSERMEDRFRRRFEQE; this comes from the coding sequence GTGCCACTCTCCGAGCACGAGCAGCGCATGCTCGAACAGATCGAGAGCGCGCTCTATGCTGAGGATCCGAAGTTCGCCTCGTCCGTCCGCGGCGGACGTCTTCGCTCGACCTCGAGTCGCCGCAGACTCCAGGCCGCGGCTTTGTTTGTCCTCGGCCTGGTTCTGCTTGTCGCCGGCATCGCTTTGCCGAAGCTCGGCGGCTTCCCGATCATCAGCTTGATCGGTTTCATCGTCATGTTCGGAGCCGGCGTCCTGCTGTTGCTCGGCAGCTCGAAGGGTGGCGCGGTCTCGGCCGAAACGTCCTCGGGTGGCTCGGGTGGCGGCGGTGCGAGCGGATCCGGCCGAGGTAAGAAGTCCGGTGGGTTCTCCGAACGTATGGAGGACCGCTTCCGGAGGCGCTTCGAACAAGAGTAG
- a CDS encoding penicillin-binding protein 2 — MTQTRPAPRQRRGPQPPGGTRPRKASTGGKDNPVRLRIGVGRIVMLIALAVVALQLLWVQSIAAPGLSAQAASQRTAREIDHATRGTITDRFGNKLAFTITAKALTFQPVQVRKELEAKKAKSAGSSKDTAPDPGKRLEEIAKTIHDKLGKQAPTVAALLEKLRSEETFVYLARNVDARVASEITAQYPEVGAEQQSLREYPGGSLAANVIGATGWDGHGLIGLESSLDAVLAGTDGSQTYDRGSDGAVIPGSWRDKQPAVNGNSVELTLDQDLQYYVQQQVQQAREMSGAQGASAVVLDAKTGQVLAMANDSTFNPALRPETWDAAKKSNPSVSDPFEPGSVNKIITAAAAIEYGLTDPDEVLQVPGSIRMAGVTVGDAWEHGTVPYTTTGIFGKSSNVGTLMLAQRVGEDRFADMVHRFGLGQRTGVGLPGETAGLVPSRDQWSGGTFANLPIGQGLSMSTLQMTGMYQAIANDGLRIPPRMVKATVAPDETRTEEPAPEGVRVVSPQTAATLRTMFQAVVQKDPMSAEQNGTGAPAAIEGYQIAGKTGTAQKIDQRCGCYSSSSYWITFAGIAPADNPRYVVGMMLDNPVRSSDGGGGQSAAPLFHSIASWALQRDRVPPSAAPAKRFILRADA; from the coding sequence GTGACTCAGACCAGGCCCGCGCCGCGTCAGCGCCGCGGGCCGCAGCCGCCCGGCGGCACGAGGCCACGTAAGGCGAGCACGGGGGGCAAGGACAATCCGGTGCGGCTGCGCATCGGGGTCGGCCGGATCGTCATGCTGATCGCGCTGGCTGTCGTGGCGCTGCAACTGCTGTGGGTCCAGAGCATCGCCGCGCCCGGGCTGTCCGCGCAGGCCGCAAGCCAGCGCACCGCCCGCGAGATCGACCACGCCACCCGCGGCACCATCACCGACCGCTTCGGCAACAAGCTGGCCTTCACCATCACCGCGAAGGCGCTGACCTTCCAGCCCGTGCAGGTGCGCAAGGAGCTGGAAGCGAAGAAGGCCAAGAGCGCTGGGTCGTCGAAAGACACGGCCCCCGATCCGGGCAAGCGCCTGGAAGAGATCGCCAAGACCATCCACGACAAGCTCGGCAAGCAGGCGCCCACGGTCGCCGCACTGCTGGAAAAGCTGCGTAGCGAAGAGACCTTCGTGTATCTGGCGCGCAATGTCGACGCCCGCGTCGCCAGCGAGATCACCGCGCAATACCCCGAGGTGGGCGCCGAACAGCAGTCGCTGCGGGAGTATCCCGGCGGCTCGCTGGCGGCCAATGTCATCGGCGCGACCGGCTGGGACGGGCACGGCCTGATCGGGCTGGAATCGTCGCTGGACGCGGTACTCGCCGGCACCGACGGCTCGCAGACGTATGACCGCGGCTCCGACGGCGCCGTCATCCCCGGCAGCTGGCGCGACAAGCAGCCCGCGGTGAACGGCAACAGCGTCGAGCTGACCCTGGACCAGGATCTGCAGTACTACGTGCAGCAGCAGGTGCAGCAGGCCCGCGAGATGTCCGGCGCGCAAGGCGCTTCCGCGGTCGTGCTGGACGCCAAGACCGGTCAGGTGCTGGCCATGGCCAACGACAGCACCTTCAATCCCGCACTGCGCCCGGAGACCTGGGACGCCGCCAAGAAGAGCAACCCCTCGGTGAGCGACCCGTTCGAACCCGGTTCGGTGAACAAGATCATCACCGCGGCCGCCGCCATCGAGTACGGGCTCACCGATCCCGATGAGGTGCTGCAGGTTCCGGGCTCGATCCGGATGGCCGGGGTCACCGTCGGCGACGCCTGGGAGCACGGCACCGTGCCCTATACCACCACCGGCATCTTCGGAAAGTCCTCCAACGTGGGCACGCTGATGCTGGCCCAGCGGGTCGGCGAGGACCGCTTCGCGGACATGGTGCACCGGTTCGGGCTGGGCCAGCGCACCGGCGTCGGCCTGCCCGGCGAGACGGCCGGCCTGGTGCCCTCGCGCGACCAGTGGTCCGGCGGCACCTTCGCCAACCTGCCCATCGGGCAGGGTCTTTCGATGTCCACGCTGCAGATGACGGGCATGTATCAGGCCATCGCCAATGACGGCCTGCGGATCCCGCCGCGCATGGTCAAGGCGACGGTGGCGCCGGACGAAACCCGCACCGAGGAGCCCGCTCCCGAGGGCGTGCGCGTGGTGAGCCCGCAGACCGCGGCCACCCTGCGCACCATGTTCCAAGCGGTGGTGCAGAAGGATCCGATGAGCGCCGAGCAGAACGGCACCGGCGCACCGGCCGCCATCGAGGGCTACCAGATCGCGGGCAAGACCGGTACCGCGCAGAAGATCGACCAGCGCTGCGGCTGCTATTCCAGCTCCAGCTACTGGATCACCTTCGCCGGTATCGCCCCCGCCGACAACCCGCGCTATGTGGTCGGCATGATGCTCGACAACCCGGTGCGCAGCTCCGACGGCGGCGGCGGGCAGTCCGCGGCGCCGCTGTTCCACAGCATCGCCTCCTGGGCGCTGCAGCGCGACCGCGTACCACCTTCGGCCGCACCGGCGAAGCGTTTCATCCTGCGCGCTGATGCCTGA
- a CDS encoding SAV_6107 family HEPN domain-containing protein yields the protein MSSRMEQPGQPGRAGKLLKRADGLLMEAAGEEDPRERFRTAYLAALRGAGAVLAFTGADAAPRARSRNAWVLLQRAAPEFVMWADYFSARSELRAALEAGLDRDVDDHEADEFYSRVGAFLHDVEDMLTTASRLRPAPGLNGGLTA from the coding sequence ATGTCTTCTCGTATGGAGCAGCCGGGGCAGCCCGGCAGGGCAGGCAAGCTGCTGAAAAGGGCGGACGGACTGCTCATGGAAGCGGCGGGGGAGGAGGATCCGCGGGAACGCTTCCGGACCGCCTATTTGGCCGCCTTGCGCGGCGCCGGCGCGGTGCTCGCGTTTACCGGGGCTGACGCCGCCCCCAGGGCCCGATCCCGCAATGCCTGGGTGCTGTTGCAGCGCGCCGCGCCCGAGTTCGTCATGTGGGCGGATTATTTCAGCGCCCGCTCGGAATTGCGGGCCGCCCTGGAGGCCGGGCTGGACCGGGATGTCGATGATCACGAGGCCGACGAGTTCTATTCGCGGGTAGGAGCATTCCTGCACGACGTCGAAGACATGCTGACCACAGCCTCGCGTTTGCGGCCCGCACCAGGACTGAACGGGGGCTTGACCGCATAG
- a CDS encoding carotenoid biosynthesis protein, whose translation MPGTSELVPVAFALLLVVVQISYPLTEGVVRDRVTVAVVLLSAGTALAHAVVTRGWRYAAGFLVIVSGLGLLAEVVGTATGVPFGCYEYAVDRIGPAVAGVPLIVPLAWTGGLYPVWVVAGLLVRGAVARIGLTAVGGVGWDLFLDPQMVADGQWRWCDTESGLPGLAQIPLTNYAGWLGVGLVMASLLVMWERVSGRWVDPGRPAAVAVPVGVFLWTWLGSALAHAVFLGLPASAGYGAVGMGLLGIPLLGLLVRSGLSRGYCGAGPGTM comes from the coding sequence TTGCCTGGCACTTCAGAACTCGTGCCGGTGGCGTTTGCGCTGTTGCTTGTTGTGGTGCAGATCAGTTATCCGCTCACCGAAGGAGTGGTCCGCGATCGGGTGACTGTGGCTGTGGTGCTGTTGTCGGCGGGGACGGCGTTGGCGCATGCGGTTGTGACGCGTGGGTGGCGGTATGCCGCTGGGTTTTTGGTGATCGTGTCGGGGTTGGGGCTGCTGGCCGAGGTGGTGGGGACGGCGACCGGGGTTCCGTTCGGGTGCTATGAGTACGCGGTTGATCGGATCGGGCCCGCGGTTGCCGGGGTGCCGTTGATCGTGCCGTTGGCGTGGACGGGTGGGTTGTATCCGGTGTGGGTGGTGGCCGGGTTGCTGGTGCGGGGGGCGGTGGCGCGGATCGGGCTGACAGCGGTCGGTGGGGTCGGGTGGGATTTGTTTTTGGATCCGCAGATGGTGGCCGATGGTCAGTGGCGCTGGTGTGACACCGAGTCCGGGTTGCCTGGGCTGGCGCAGATTCCGTTGACGAATTATGCGGGGTGGCTCGGGGTCGGGTTGGTGATGGCGAGCCTTCTCGTGATGTGGGAGCGGGTCAGCGGTCGGTGGGTTGATCCGGGGCGGCCTGCGGCGGTTGCGGTGCCGGTCGGGGTGTTTTTGTGGACTTGGCTGGGGTCGGCGCTGGCGCATGCGGTGTTTCTCGGATTGCCTGCGTCGGCGGGATACGGGGCGGTCGGTATGGGGCTGCTCGGAATCCCGTTGCTGGGGTTGCTCGTCCGCTCTGGCTTGTCGCGTGGCTATTGCGGGGCCGGGCCTGGCACGATGTGA
- the mraZ gene encoding division/cell wall cluster transcriptional repressor MraZ has protein sequence MFLGTYTPRLDDKGRLTLPAKFRDDLAGGLMVTKGQDHSLAVYPKDEFTALARRAAAASRSNPQARAFVRALAAGTDEQRLDAQGRIVLSAEHRRYANLDKDCVVIGSVDFLEIWDKQAWESYLAENEEDYAQARDESLGGIF, from the coding sequence TTGTTTCTCGGTACCTACACACCTCGGTTGGACGACAAGGGGCGACTCACGTTGCCTGCGAAGTTTCGAGACGATCTGGCGGGAGGGTTGATGGTCACGAAAGGTCAGGACCATAGCCTTGCCGTGTATCCCAAAGATGAATTCACCGCGCTCGCTCGCCGGGCCGCGGCGGCGTCTCGAAGCAATCCGCAGGCTCGCGCGTTCGTCCGGGCACTCGCCGCCGGAACGGATGAACAACGTCTGGATGCGCAGGGCCGGATCGTGTTGTCAGCCGAGCATCGTCGCTACGCGAACCTGGATAAGGATTGCGTGGTCATCGGCTCGGTCGACTTCCTCGAAATATGGGATAAGCAGGCGTGGGAGTCCTACCTCGCCGAGAACGAGGAGGATTACGCGCAAGCGAGAGACGAGTCGCTGGGCGGAATCTTCTAG
- the murF gene encoding UDP-N-acetylmuramoyl-tripeptide--D-alanyl-D-alanine ligase, which translates to MIEMTLREIADIVGGTLHDVPDPEARVTGSVEFDSRAIGSGDLFLALPGERSDGHDFAAAAVASGAVAVLAARPVGVPAIVVTPDSDAARSRSVALTADSDGSGAAVLNALAALARASVEKLTATSGLTVVGVTGSSGKTSTKDLIAAVLAPLGSVVAPPGSFNNELGHPWTALRADENTRFLVLEMSARGPGHIAALARVAPPTIGVVLNVGTAHLGEFGSREAIAQTKGELVEALPATGVAILNADDPNVAAMAARTVAPVVTVGQSTGAGIRATDIHMDAQARAGFTLHAPQGSIAIQLAVHGEHQVGNALSAAAVALHCGADLETVAAALSGARAASARRMDVQTTADGITVVNDSYNANPDSVKAALKALVTMSKAEKTARRSWAVLGEMGELGPESVIEHDAIGRLAVRLDVDRLIVVGTGRPSRAMHQGAVMEGSWGEESILVPDIGAAIALLDEEVEAGDVVLVKASKSVGLWAVAEHLISAERASTRRGSTEAKQS; encoded by the coding sequence ATGATCGAGATGACACTGCGGGAGATCGCTGACATCGTCGGCGGGACGCTGCACGATGTGCCCGATCCCGAGGCGCGGGTGACGGGTTCGGTGGAGTTCGATTCCCGCGCAATCGGTTCCGGTGACCTGTTCCTGGCCCTGCCGGGGGAGCGTTCGGACGGCCACGATTTCGCGGCCGCCGCCGTCGCGTCGGGCGCTGTCGCGGTGCTCGCCGCCCGGCCGGTCGGCGTGCCCGCGATCGTGGTGACCCCGGATTCCGATGCGGCGCGGTCGAGGTCGGTTGCGCTGACCGCGGATTCGGACGGCTCGGGCGCGGCGGTACTGAACGCGCTGGCCGCACTCGCCCGGGCGAGCGTCGAAAAGCTCACCGCCACCAGCGGACTCACCGTCGTCGGCGTCACCGGCTCGTCCGGGAAGACTTCGACCAAGGATCTGATCGCGGCGGTCCTGGCCCCGCTGGGCTCCGTGGTCGCACCGCCCGGATCGTTCAACAACGAACTGGGCCACCCGTGGACTGCCCTGCGCGCCGACGAGAACACCCGCTTCCTGGTGCTCGAAATGTCCGCCCGCGGTCCCGGCCACATCGCCGCCCTCGCGCGCGTCGCACCGCCGACCATCGGCGTCGTGCTCAATGTCGGTACCGCGCACCTGGGTGAGTTCGGCAGCCGCGAAGCCATCGCCCAGACCAAAGGCGAACTGGTGGAAGCACTTCCGGCCACGGGCGTCGCGATCCTGAACGCCGACGACCCGAACGTCGCCGCGATGGCGGCGCGCACCGTCGCCCCGGTGGTGACCGTCGGCCAATCCACCGGCGCCGGCATCCGCGCCACCGACATCCACATGGACGCCCAGGCGCGCGCGGGTTTCACCCTGCACGCCCCCCAGGGCAGCATCGCCATCCAGCTGGCCGTGCACGGCGAACACCAGGTGGGCAACGCCCTTTCGGCCGCCGCCGTCGCTTTGCACTGCGGCGCCGACCTGGAGACTGTCGCCGCCGCCCTCTCCGGCGCGCGTGCCGCCTCGGCCCGCCGCATGGACGTACAGACCACCGCGGACGGCATCACCGTCGTCAACGACTCCTACAACGCCAATCCGGATTCGGTGAAGGCGGCGCTCAAGGCCCTGGTCACCATGTCCAAGGCCGAGAAAACCGCACGTCGCAGCTGGGCGGTGCTCGGCGAAATGGGCGAACTGGGCCCGGAATCGGTGATCGAACACGACGCCATCGGCCGGCTCGCGGTGCGCCTGGATGTGGACCGGCTCATCGTGGTCGGCACCGGACGACCGTCCCGCGCGATGCATCAGGGAGCGGTGATGGAAGGCTCATGGGGCGAGGAGTCGATTCTCGTGCCCGACATCGGCGCGGCCATCGCGCTGCTCGACGAAGAAGTCGAAGCGGGCGATGTGGTGTTGGTCAAGGCTTCGAAGTCGGTCGGTCTCTGGGCCGTCGCCGAACACTTGATCAGCGCGGAACGTGCCAGCACACGCAGGGGTAGCACGGAGGCCAAACAGTCTTGA